One region of Emys orbicularis isolate rEmyOrb1 chromosome 4, rEmyOrb1.hap1, whole genome shotgun sequence genomic DNA includes:
- the LOC135877650 gene encoding olfactory receptor 5AP2-like isoform X2, with the protein MEPMQNVTEFIFLGLTDHPELQVPLFTVFLVIYLITLIGNLGMIVLIRSDPQLHTPMYFFLINLSLVDFCYSSVITPKLLVGFLAGNKVISFNGCATQFFFFSSFVGIECLLLAVMAYDRYVAICNPLLYTVIMSHRVCVLLVAGSFLSGFVNSMIHTICMFQLPFCASNIINHFFCDVPPLLKLSCADTFINEVVIFAFASLIEISCLLTVLISYLYILSAILRIRSTEGRHKVFSTCASHLTAVTVFFGTTLFMYLRPSSSSSMDRDKVVSVFYTVVIPMLNPLIYSLRNKEVKDALRRGFGRKIFS; encoded by the exons ATGGAGCCAATGCAGAA CGTGACAGAGTTTATTTTCCTGGGACTAACAGATCATCCAGAGCTGCAGGTCCCACTCTTCACGGTGTTCCTAGTGATCTATCTTATCACCCTGATTGGGAATCTTGGGATGATCGTATTAATCAGGAGTGACCCCcaacttcacacccccatgtacttcttcctcattAACTTGTCCCTGGTTGATTTCTGCTACTCCTCTGTCATCACCCCCAAGTTGCTGGTGGGCTTCTTAGCTGGGAACAAAGTCATTTCTTTCAACGGCTGTGCAACCCAATTCTTTTTCTTTAGCTCATTTGTGGGTATTGAGTGCCTCTTGCTGGCTGTGATGGCATATGACAGGTACGTGGCGATCTGTAACCCACTGCTCTATACAGTCATCATGTCCCACAGAGTCTGTGTCCTGCTGGTGGCCGGTTCCTTTCTATCTGGGTTTGTCAACTCGATGATACACACCATTTGTATGTTTCAGTTACCCTTCTGTGCCTCCAACATCATCAACCACTTTTTCTGTGACGTCCCTCCTCTGCTGAAGCTCTCCTGTGCCGATACCTTCATCAATGAGGTGGTGATCTTTGCCTTCGCCAGCTTAATTGAAATCAGCTGCCTCCTCACCGTCCTTATCTCCTACCTGTACATCCTCTCTGCCATCCTGAGGATCCGCTCCACCGAGGGCAGGCACAAAGTCTTCTCCACCTGTGCCTCGCACCTGACGGCAGTCACTGTCTTCTTTGGGACAACTCTCTTCATGTATCTGcgacccagctccagctcctccatGGACCGAGACAAAGTGGTCTCTGTGTTCTACACAGTGGTGATCCCCATGCtgaaccccctgatctacagcctAAGGAACAAGGAGGTGAAGGACGCCCTGAGGAGAGGGTTTGGGAGGAAAATCTTTAGTTAG
- the LOC135877650 gene encoding olfactory receptor 5AP2-like isoform X1: MLAPIQKMADGNLTTVTEFIFLGLTDHPELQVPLFTVFLVIYLITLIGNLGMIVLIRSDPQLHTPMYFFLINLSLVDFCYSSVITPKLLVGFLAGNKVISFNGCATQFFFFSSFVGIECLLLAVMAYDRYVAICNPLLYTVIMSHRVCVLLVAGSFLSGFVNSMIHTICMFQLPFCASNIINHFFCDVPPLLKLSCADTFINEVVIFAFASLIEISCLLTVLISYLYILSAILRIRSTEGRHKVFSTCASHLTAVTVFFGTTLFMYLRPSSSSSMDRDKVVSVFYTVVIPMLNPLIYSLRNKEVKDALRRGFGRKIFS; encoded by the exons atgctggccccgaTCCAAA AAATGGCTGATGGAAACCTCACCACCGTGACAGAGTTTATTTTCCTGGGACTAACAGATCATCCAGAGCTGCAGGTCCCACTCTTCACGGTGTTCCTAGTGATCTATCTTATCACCCTGATTGGGAATCTTGGGATGATCGTATTAATCAGGAGTGACCCCcaacttcacacccccatgtacttcttcctcattAACTTGTCCCTGGTTGATTTCTGCTACTCCTCTGTCATCACCCCCAAGTTGCTGGTGGGCTTCTTAGCTGGGAACAAAGTCATTTCTTTCAACGGCTGTGCAACCCAATTCTTTTTCTTTAGCTCATTTGTGGGTATTGAGTGCCTCTTGCTGGCTGTGATGGCATATGACAGGTACGTGGCGATCTGTAACCCACTGCTCTATACAGTCATCATGTCCCACAGAGTCTGTGTCCTGCTGGTGGCCGGTTCCTTTCTATCTGGGTTTGTCAACTCGATGATACACACCATTTGTATGTTTCAGTTACCCTTCTGTGCCTCCAACATCATCAACCACTTTTTCTGTGACGTCCCTCCTCTGCTGAAGCTCTCCTGTGCCGATACCTTCATCAATGAGGTGGTGATCTTTGCCTTCGCCAGCTTAATTGAAATCAGCTGCCTCCTCACCGTCCTTATCTCCTACCTGTACATCCTCTCTGCCATCCTGAGGATCCGCTCCACCGAGGGCAGGCACAAAGTCTTCTCCACCTGTGCCTCGCACCTGACGGCAGTCACTGTCTTCTTTGGGACAACTCTCTTCATGTATCTGcgacccagctccagctcctccatGGACCGAGACAAAGTGGTCTCTGTGTTCTACACAGTGGTGATCCCCATGCtgaaccccctgatctacagcctAAGGAACAAGGAGGTGAAGGACGCCCTGAGGAGAGGGTTTGGGAGGAAAATCTTTAGTTAG
- the LOC135877650 gene encoding olfactory receptor 5AP2-like isoform X3: MADGNLTTVTEFIFLGLTDHPELQVPLFTVFLVIYLITLIGNLGMIVLIRSDPQLHTPMYFFLINLSLVDFCYSSVITPKLLVGFLAGNKVISFNGCATQFFFFSSFVGIECLLLAVMAYDRYVAICNPLLYTVIMSHRVCVLLVAGSFLSGFVNSMIHTICMFQLPFCASNIINHFFCDVPPLLKLSCADTFINEVVIFAFASLIEISCLLTVLISYLYILSAILRIRSTEGRHKVFSTCASHLTAVTVFFGTTLFMYLRPSSSSSMDRDKVVSVFYTVVIPMLNPLIYSLRNKEVKDALRRGFGRKIFS, encoded by the coding sequence ATGGCTGATGGAAACCTCACCACCGTGACAGAGTTTATTTTCCTGGGACTAACAGATCATCCAGAGCTGCAGGTCCCACTCTTCACGGTGTTCCTAGTGATCTATCTTATCACCCTGATTGGGAATCTTGGGATGATCGTATTAATCAGGAGTGACCCCcaacttcacacccccatgtacttcttcctcattAACTTGTCCCTGGTTGATTTCTGCTACTCCTCTGTCATCACCCCCAAGTTGCTGGTGGGCTTCTTAGCTGGGAACAAAGTCATTTCTTTCAACGGCTGTGCAACCCAATTCTTTTTCTTTAGCTCATTTGTGGGTATTGAGTGCCTCTTGCTGGCTGTGATGGCATATGACAGGTACGTGGCGATCTGTAACCCACTGCTCTATACAGTCATCATGTCCCACAGAGTCTGTGTCCTGCTGGTGGCCGGTTCCTTTCTATCTGGGTTTGTCAACTCGATGATACACACCATTTGTATGTTTCAGTTACCCTTCTGTGCCTCCAACATCATCAACCACTTTTTCTGTGACGTCCCTCCTCTGCTGAAGCTCTCCTGTGCCGATACCTTCATCAATGAGGTGGTGATCTTTGCCTTCGCCAGCTTAATTGAAATCAGCTGCCTCCTCACCGTCCTTATCTCCTACCTGTACATCCTCTCTGCCATCCTGAGGATCCGCTCCACCGAGGGCAGGCACAAAGTCTTCTCCACCTGTGCCTCGCACCTGACGGCAGTCACTGTCTTCTTTGGGACAACTCTCTTCATGTATCTGcgacccagctccagctcctccatGGACCGAGACAAAGTGGTCTCTGTGTTCTACACAGTGGTGATCCCCATGCtgaaccccctgatctacagcctAAGGAACAAGGAGGTGAAGGACGCCCTGAGGAGAGGGTTTGGGAGGAAAATCTTTAGTTAG